A stretch of Pseudomonas sp. LRP2-20 DNA encodes these proteins:
- a CDS encoding murein L,D-transpeptidase catalytic domain family protein yields MFEPLRGAVRLSVASFGLFFLGAWQIAQAQPLPSAAELQQLAPNASLSTLALALTAYACASHSEADKLLTVIDYSKASRDKRLWVFDLRARKLLFEEWVAHGKNSGADVPTTFSNAPNSYQSSLGLYETGQIYSGKHGRSLRLQGLEPGFNDNSMSRAIVMHAAAYADPKVVPGLGRLGRSQGCPAVRPAIAGKLIDTLQRGSYVFAYYPQQDWLKTSRYLNAQSCPLASQSIASK; encoded by the coding sequence ATGTTTGAACCCTTGCGGGGAGCCGTCCGGCTCTCGGTGGCCAGTTTTGGCCTGTTTTTCCTGGGTGCCTGGCAAATCGCCCAGGCACAACCGCTGCCCAGTGCCGCCGAACTGCAGCAGCTGGCACCGAACGCCAGCCTGTCGACACTGGCCCTGGCCCTCACCGCCTATGCCTGCGCCAGCCACAGCGAGGCGGACAAGTTGCTGACAGTGATCGATTACTCCAAGGCCTCGCGGGACAAGCGCCTGTGGGTGTTCGACCTGCGCGCACGCAAACTGCTGTTCGAGGAATGGGTCGCCCATGGCAAGAACAGCGGTGCCGATGTACCGACGACGTTCTCCAACGCCCCCAACAGTTACCAGTCCTCTCTCGGCCTGTATGAAACCGGCCAGATCTACAGCGGCAAGCACGGCCGCTCGCTGCGCCTGCAGGGGCTGGAGCCGGGGTTCAACGACAACAGCATGTCGCGGGCGATTGTCATGCACGCCGCCGCCTATGCCGACCCCAAGGTCGTGCCCGGCCTGGGGCGCCTGGGGCGCAGCCAGGGCTGCCCGGCCGTGCGGCCGGCGATTGCCGGCAAGCTGATCGACACGCTGCAGCGCGGCAGCTATGTGTTTGCCTACTACCCGCAGCAGGACTGGCTGAAGACATCACGCTACCTCAACGCCCAGAGCTGCCCGCTGGCGAGCCAATCGATCGCCAGCAAATAG
- the pstS gene encoding phosphate ABC transporter substrate-binding protein PstS, with the protein MIRLMKSAALAVAVSLSATSAFAADNVRLTGSGASFPAPIYLTWFKDFSKNTAGVTVDYQSKGSGAGVQDFLNKTVDFAASDSAMSEADIAKVGEGVQLLPMTAGEIVLAYNLPGNPKGLKLPRDVYSNIFLGKITKWNDPQIVAANPELKLPDMPITVVVRADSSGTNAVFTKHLSAINADFKKDLGEGNTVNWPATDKFIKSPKNDGVTATVRQTPGAIGYIEYGFAKLAKVDFASLQNKAGQYVVPNAESGAEALAAVKMPENLIAHLPDPEGAKSYPITSYTWMIFRKDNGSPEKAKAMRDMVEYGLTHGQKIADSMGYIPLPPSVVDEVRKASQSIQ; encoded by the coding sequence ATGATACGCCTGATGAAGTCTGCTGCACTCGCCGTTGCCGTCTCGCTTAGCGCCACTTCGGCCTTTGCCGCAGACAACGTTCGCCTGACCGGTTCCGGCGCCAGTTTCCCTGCACCGATCTACCTGACCTGGTTCAAGGACTTCAGCAAGAACACCGCTGGCGTCACCGTCGACTACCAGTCCAAGGGGAGCGGGGCAGGTGTTCAGGACTTCCTGAACAAGACCGTCGACTTCGCCGCCAGCGACTCGGCCATGAGCGAAGCAGACATTGCCAAGGTCGGCGAGGGCGTGCAGCTGCTGCCGATGACCGCCGGTGAAATCGTCCTGGCCTACAACCTGCCGGGCAACCCGAAAGGCCTCAAGCTGCCGCGGGATGTGTACTCCAACATCTTCCTCGGCAAGATCACCAAGTGGAACGACCCACAGATCGTCGCGGCCAACCCAGAGCTGAAACTGCCTGACATGCCGATCACCGTGGTCGTGCGTGCCGACTCCAGCGGCACCAACGCGGTCTTCACCAAGCACCTGTCGGCCATCAACGCCGACTTCAAGAAAGACCTGGGTGAAGGCAACACCGTCAACTGGCCGGCCACCGACAAGTTCATCAAGTCGCCGAAGAACGACGGCGTGACCGCCACCGTTCGCCAGACCCCGGGCGCCATCGGCTACATCGAATACGGCTTCGCCAAGCTGGCCAAGGTCGATTTCGCCTCGCTGCAGAACAAGGCCGGCCAATACGTCGTGCCGAACGCCGAGAGCGGTGCCGAGGCGCTGGCGGCGGTGAAGATGCCGGAAAACCTGATTGCTCACCTGCCGGACCCGGAAGGTGCCAAGTCCTACCCGATCACTTCCTACACCTGGATGATCTTCCGCAAGGACAACGGCAGCCCGGAAAAGGCCAAGGCCATGCGTGACATGGTCGAGTACGGCCTGACCCACGGTCAGAAGATCGCCGACTCGATGGGCTACATCCCGCTGCCACCGTCGGTTGTCGACGAAGTGCGCAAAGCGTCGCAAAGCATCCAGTAA
- a CDS encoding metalloregulator ArsR/SmtB family transcription factor: MLTPPDVFKCLSDETRTRATLLIAGLGELCVCELMCALNDSQPKISRHLAQLRSSGMLLDRRQGQWVYYRLNPELPAWVHEMLQATLQANAQWLAENTLRLQNMDGRPVRDAACC, translated from the coding sequence ATGCTTACTCCACCCGATGTCTTCAAGTGCCTGTCGGACGAAACCCGCACCCGCGCCACCCTGCTGATCGCAGGGCTGGGTGAGCTCTGTGTCTGCGAATTGATGTGTGCGCTGAACGACAGCCAACCGAAGATCAGTCGCCATCTGGCGCAGCTGCGCAGCAGTGGCATGCTGCTGGATCGCCGCCAGGGGCAATGGGTGTATTACCGCCTGAACCCGGAACTGCCCGCCTGGGTGCACGAGATGTTGCAGGCGACCTTGCAGGCCAACGCGCAATGGTTGGCCGAGAACACCCTGCGCCTGCAGAACATGGACGGCCGCCCCGTCCGTGACGCTGCCTGCTGCTGA
- a CDS encoding arsenic transporter produces the protein MLVAIAVFVFTLILVIWQPKGLGVGWSAALGALIALAAGAVSLHDIPAVWAIVWNATATFIAVIIISLLLDEAGFFEWAALHVARWANGSGHRLFAFCVLLGAAVSALFANDGAALILTPIVMSMLLALRFSPAATLAFVMAAGFIADTASLPLVVSNLVNIVSADYFKLGFAEYASVMVPVNLASVAATLLVLWLFFRRDIPRHYTVAALKQPSEAIHDRATFNVGGWVLLVLLIGLFALDPLGIPISAVAAACAAILFAVAARGHRISTRRVLREAPWQVVIFSLGMYLVVYGLKNAGLTDLLTHLLDRLAQQGLWSAAIGTGLIAAALSSVMNNMPSVLVGALSIQASEAPGLVREAMIYANVIGCDLGPKITPIGSLATLLWLHVLERKGVRITWGYYFKVGILLTLPVLLITLCALALRLSL, from the coding sequence ATGCTGGTCGCCATTGCAGTCTTTGTTTTCACCCTCATCCTGGTCATCTGGCAACCGAAGGGGCTGGGCGTCGGCTGGAGTGCCGCGCTCGGTGCCCTCATCGCCCTGGCGGCCGGTGCCGTTTCGCTGCACGACATCCCGGCCGTGTGGGCCATTGTCTGGAACGCCACCGCCACCTTCATTGCCGTCATCATCATCAGCCTGCTGCTGGACGAGGCCGGTTTCTTCGAGTGGGCCGCGCTGCATGTGGCGCGCTGGGCAAACGGCAGCGGCCATCGCCTGTTCGCCTTCTGCGTGCTGCTGGGTGCCGCCGTGTCGGCGCTGTTCGCCAACGATGGCGCAGCGCTGATCCTCACGCCCATCGTCATGTCGATGCTGCTGGCGCTGCGTTTTTCGCCCGCTGCGACGCTGGCCTTCGTCATGGCCGCAGGCTTCATTGCCGACACGGCGAGCCTGCCACTGGTGGTCTCCAACCTGGTGAACATCGTGTCGGCGGACTACTTCAAGCTGGGCTTCGCCGAGTATGCCTCGGTGATGGTGCCGGTGAATCTTGCCAGTGTGGCCGCGACCCTGCTGGTGCTGTGGCTGTTTTTCCGCCGTGATATCCCCAGGCACTACACGGTCGCGGCCCTGAAGCAGCCCAGCGAAGCGATTCATGACCGTGCCACCTTCAACGTCGGTGGCTGGGTGTTGCTGGTGTTGCTGATCGGCCTGTTTGCCCTGGATCCGCTGGGCATCCCGATCAGTGCGGTAGCCGCTGCCTGTGCAGCGATCCTGTTTGCCGTCGCTGCCCGTGGCCACCGCATCTCGACCCGCCGTGTGCTGCGCGAAGCGCCCTGGCAGGTGGTGATCTTTTCGCTCGGCATGTACCTGGTGGTCTACGGGCTGAAGAACGCCGGCCTCACCGATTTGCTCACCCACCTGCTCGACCGCCTTGCGCAGCAAGGGCTATGGAGTGCTGCCATCGGGACCGGGTTGATCGCTGCAGCACTGTCATCGGTCATGAACAACATGCCCAGCGTGCTGGTCGGCGCCTTGTCGATCCAGGCCAGCGAGGCGCCGGGGCTGGTGCGCGAGGCGATGATCTACGCCAACGTCATCGGCTGCGACCTCGGCCCGAAAATCACCCCCATCGGCAGCCTTGCCACGCTGCTCTGGCTGCATGTGCTGGAACGCAAAGGCGTGCGCATCACCTGGGGTTACTACTTCAAAGTCGGCATCCTGCTGACGCTGCCGGTTCTGCTGATCACCCTTTGCGCTTTGGCATTGCGCCTTAGCCTCTGA
- the pstA gene encoding phosphate ABC transporter permease PstA produces the protein MTDLTAASTALPSLQRRFEGRALRSLVLTTLVWCVALLASVPLISVLYMLISRGGARLNLEVFTELPPTGFEMGGGFGNAMAGTFAMVGIAAAIAVPVGILAAVFLAELGPESKLANASRFAAKMLTGLPSILAGVFAYALVVMTTGTYSAPAGGVALAVLMLPIVVLTAEEAMKMVPKIMKDAAYGMGCTRAQVIWKIVLPTGMPAILTGVMLAVARAAGETAPLLFTALFSNYWIYHDGSLAVMNPTASLAVLIYNFSGMPFDNQLELAWAASLVLVMIVLVVNILSRIFGKPKY, from the coding sequence ATGACTGACCTGACCGCGGCATCCACCGCATTGCCCAGCCTGCAGCGCCGCTTCGAAGGCCGCGCCCTGCGCAGCCTGGTGCTGACCACCCTGGTCTGGTGCGTGGCCCTGCTGGCCAGCGTACCGCTGATTTCCGTGCTGTACATGCTGATTTCCCGCGGCGGTGCGCGCCTGAACCTGGAAGTGTTCACCGAGCTGCCACCCACCGGCTTCGAGATGGGCGGTGGTTTTGGTAACGCCATGGCCGGTACCTTCGCCATGGTCGGCATTGCCGCCGCCATCGCGGTGCCGGTCGGCATCCTGGCGGCGGTGTTCCTCGCCGAACTCGGGCCCGAGAGCAAACTGGCGAACGCCTCGCGCTTTGCGGCGAAGATGCTCACCGGCCTGCCGTCGATCCTCGCCGGTGTATTCGCCTACGCCCTGGTGGTGATGACCACCGGTACCTACTCGGCCCCGGCCGGTGGCGTGGCACTGGCGGTACTGATGCTGCCGATCGTCGTGCTGACCGCTGAAGAAGCCATGAAGATGGTGCCCAAGATCATGAAAGATGCCGCTTACGGCATGGGCTGCACCCGCGCCCAGGTGATCTGGAAGATCGTCCTGCCGACCGGCATGCCGGCCATCCTCACCGGCGTCATGCTGGCGGTGGCCCGCGCTGCCGGTGAAACGGCGCCGCTGCTGTTCACCGCACTGTTCAGCAACTACTGGATCTACCACGACGGCAGCCTGGCCGTCATGAACCCCACGGCATCGCTTGCCGTACTGATCTACAACTTCTCCGGCATGCCGTTCGACAACCAGCTGGAGCTCGCCTGGGCGGCCTCGCTGGTGTTGGTGATGATCGTGCTGGTAGTCAACATTCTTAGCCGTATCTTCGGCAAGCCCAAGTACTGA
- a CDS encoding arsenate reductase ArsC, protein MRVLFMCTANSCRSILSEAMFNHLAPHPFAAVSSGSFPKGLVLPRSLSTLQHAGISTDGLSSKGNEAFEDCPPDIVITVCDKAAGEACPVYFGPALKAHWGLEDPSDVVGDEATVDAAFRATLARIESRCQAFFGLPFDTLDREQLKQELDRIGTL, encoded by the coding sequence ATGCGAGTTCTGTTCATGTGCACGGCCAACAGTTGCCGCAGCATCCTTTCCGAGGCCATGTTCAACCACCTGGCGCCTCACCCGTTTGCAGCCGTCAGTTCCGGCAGCTTCCCGAAAGGCCTGGTGTTGCCGCGCAGCCTGAGCACCTTGCAGCACGCCGGTATCTCGACGGATGGGTTGAGCAGCAAGGGCAATGAGGCGTTCGAGGATTGCCCACCCGACATCGTCATCACCGTGTGCGACAAGGCGGCCGGCGAAGCGTGCCCGGTGTATTTCGGCCCGGCGCTGAAGGCGCACTGGGGGCTGGAGGATCCGTCCGATGTGGTGGGTGACGAGGCTACGGTCGACGCTGCGTTCCGCGCCACGCTGGCCCGCATCGAGTCGCGCTGCCAGGCGTTCTTCGGGCTGCCTTTCGACACCCTGGACCGTGAGCAGCTCAAGCAAGAGCTGGATCGCATCGGTACCCTTTGA
- a CDS encoding L,D-transpeptidase, giving the protein MSHLPLALGLLLAATVVEAAPLQVPTPAQLRSQLESLKPGQFLWYPQVSPVGPVTVVVSLTEQRAYVYRNGIAIGVSTVSSGKAGRETPTGVFSILQKKVEHQSSLYNSAPMPYMERLTWDGIALHAGHLPGYPASHGCVRLPLEFAKKLYEVTGFSSTTVIVSDTHSAPVEVYHPGVLAPTVSAGKAQGPLVLSNQQFWNDPDPTSGPLSILISRADLRAYVYRGGQLIGSAPALSLASSQQRSGMAVFSLLQKPSALALDGALPLRWSVVGLSNPEYGSTPYEQLGQLTINPEFRQHLRAAMDVGTMLVITDWASTRDTRSDGKFTVISTEDREEVKPLVKK; this is encoded by the coding sequence ATGTCGCATCTACCGCTCGCGCTGGGTCTGTTACTTGCTGCCACTGTGGTCGAAGCGGCGCCGCTGCAGGTGCCCACCCCGGCCCAGCTCAGGAGCCAGCTCGAAAGCCTCAAGCCTGGCCAGTTTCTCTGGTACCCGCAGGTCTCGCCGGTAGGGCCGGTGACCGTGGTGGTCAGCCTCACCGAGCAACGTGCCTACGTCTATCGCAATGGCATCGCCATTGGCGTCAGCACCGTGAGCAGCGGCAAGGCAGGCCGGGAAACCCCCACCGGGGTCTTCAGCATTCTGCAGAAGAAGGTCGAACACCAATCGAGCCTCTACAACAGCGCACCGATGCCGTACATGGAGCGGCTGACCTGGGACGGCATTGCCCTGCACGCGGGCCATCTGCCGGGCTACCCGGCCTCCCATGGTTGCGTGCGCCTGCCATTGGAATTTGCCAAGAAGCTGTATGAGGTCACCGGTTTCAGCTCGACCACCGTCATCGTCTCCGATACCCACAGTGCACCGGTGGAGGTGTACCACCCTGGCGTGCTGGCCCCCACGGTCAGTGCAGGCAAGGCCCAAGGCCCGCTGGTACTGAGCAACCAACAGTTCTGGAACGACCCGGACCCGACGTCAGGGCCGCTGTCGATCCTGATCAGCCGTGCCGACTTGCGCGCCTATGTGTATCGCGGCGGCCAGCTGATCGGCTCGGCGCCAGCACTCTCGTTGGCAAGCAGCCAGCAGCGCAGTGGCATGGCGGTGTTTTCGCTGCTGCAAAAACCCTCCGCCCTGGCGCTCGACGGTGCGCTACCCTTACGTTGGTCGGTGGTGGGCCTGAGCAACCCGGAATACGGGAGCACGCCCTATGAACAGTTGGGGCAATTGACCATCAACCCGGAGTTCCGCCAGCATCTGCGCGCAGCGATGGATGTCGGCACGATGCTGGTGATCACCGACTGGGCGTCGACCCGGGATACCCGCAGCGACGGAAAATTCACGGTCATCAGCACCGAAGACCGTGAAGAAGTTAAACCATTGGTCAAGAAATGA
- the arsH gene encoding arsenical resistance protein ArsH — MSEQLPNLDLALFDGPPAAPGSSTHKPRILLLYGSTRERSFSRLLVEEAARLLEHFGAETRIFNPSGLPLPDDVPVEHPKVQELRDLMQWSEGQVWCSPERHGAMSAVFKAQIDWVPLALGAVRPTQGKTLAVMQVCGGSQSFNVVNQLRVLGRWMRMFTIPNQSSVPKAYLEFDDAGRMKPSPYYDRVVDVMEELVKFTVLLRDRQAFLVDRYSERKESAEQLSARVNQRSI, encoded by the coding sequence ATGTCCGAGCAACTGCCTAACCTCGACCTCGCGCTGTTCGATGGGCCGCCAGCGGCGCCCGGCTCCAGCACGCACAAACCGCGCATCCTGCTGCTGTATGGCTCGACCCGCGAACGCTCCTTCAGTCGCTTGCTGGTGGAAGAAGCCGCACGCCTGCTGGAGCACTTCGGTGCCGAAACGCGCATCTTCAATCCGTCGGGCCTGCCGCTGCCTGACGATGTACCTGTCGAGCACCCCAAGGTGCAGGAACTGCGTGACCTGATGCAGTGGTCCGAAGGCCAGGTCTGGTGCTCGCCAGAGCGCCATGGTGCGATGTCTGCGGTGTTCAAGGCGCAGATCGACTGGGTCCCCCTGGCCCTGGGTGCGGTGCGCCCCACCCAGGGCAAGACCCTGGCCGTCATGCAGGTGTGTGGCGGCTCGCAATCGTTCAACGTGGTCAACCAGCTGCGCGTGCTTGGCCGCTGGATGCGCATGTTCACCATACCCAACCAGTCTTCGGTCCCCAAAGCCTACCTGGAGTTTGACGACGCCGGGCGGATGAAGCCTTCGCCGTACTACGACCGCGTGGTGGATGTGATGGAGGAACTGGTGAAGTTCACCGTACTGCTGCGCGACCGCCAGGCATTCCTGGTGGACCGCTATTCGGAGCGCAAGGAAAGCGCCGAGCAGCTCTCTGCCCGCGTCAACCAGCGCTCGATCTGA
- the pstC gene encoding phosphate ABC transporter permease subunit PstC translates to MNTPFAIPDNPDSACQPPSTKDFLVDRTFRALARIGVVLILALVFALVYEVGRKALPGMEKHGFDVLFGSVWDVNQGKYGILPAIWGTLYSALIALLIAGFFGVSMAIFLTQDFLPARLAAVFRTIVELLAAIPSVVYGLWGIYVVIPAIRPLTAWLNSELGWIPFFGTSLSGPGLLPAALVLAIMILPTIAAVSQDALTSVPMKTKQAAYGMGTTHWEAILKVMVPSAATGIFGSLVLGLGRALGETMALAMLVGNANTITLSLFAPANTLAALLALNFPEAGPNEVEVLMYAALVLMFITLLVNVFGSLIMLYAQRGNKQ, encoded by the coding sequence ATGAACACACCTTTTGCCATACCGGATAACCCAGACTCCGCGTGCCAGCCGCCGTCCACCAAGGACTTCCTGGTCGATCGCACCTTCCGTGCCCTTGCACGTATCGGTGTGGTGCTGATTCTCGCGCTGGTATTCGCGTTGGTATACGAAGTAGGACGCAAAGCACTTCCAGGCATGGAAAAGCACGGGTTTGACGTGCTGTTTGGCAGTGTGTGGGACGTCAACCAGGGCAAATACGGCATTCTGCCCGCCATCTGGGGCACGCTTTACAGCGCCCTGATCGCCTTGTTGATCGCCGGTTTCTTCGGTGTCAGCATGGCCATTTTCCTGACCCAGGATTTCTTGCCGGCGAGGCTTGCCGCGGTGTTTCGCACCATCGTCGAGCTGCTTGCCGCCATCCCCAGCGTCGTTTACGGCCTGTGGGGCATCTATGTGGTGATTCCGGCCATCCGGCCGTTGACCGCCTGGCTGAACAGCGAGCTGGGCTGGATCCCGTTCTTCGGCACCTCCCTGAGTGGCCCCGGCCTGCTGCCGGCGGCGTTGGTGCTGGCGATCATGATCCTGCCGACCATTGCCGCGGTGTCCCAGGATGCGCTGACCAGCGTACCGATGAAGACCAAACAGGCCGCCTACGGCATGGGCACCACCCATTGGGAAGCCATCCTCAAGGTGATGGTGCCGTCGGCCGCCACCGGCATCTTCGGCTCCCTGGTGCTGGGCCTTGGCCGCGCACTGGGCGAAACCATGGCCCTGGCCATGCTGGTGGGTAACGCAAACACCATCACCCTTTCGCTGTTTGCCCCGGCCAACACGCTGGCAGCCTTGCTGGCGCTGAACTTCCCGGAAGCCGGGCCGAACGAGGTCGAAGTGCTGATGTATGCCGCACTGGTCCTGATGTTCATCACCTTGCTGGTGAACGTGTTCGGGTCGCTGATCATGCTCTACGCCCAGCGGGGTAACAAACAATGA
- the pstB gene encoding phosphate ABC transporter ATP-binding protein PstB encodes MDCKLDKIFYGNFMAVRDSHVPIRKNEITGFIGPSGCGKSTVLRSLNRMNDLVKGFRFEGHVHFLGQDVYGKGVDPVVVRRYIGMVFQQPNPFSMSIFDNVAFGLRLNRYKGDIGDRVKHALQGAALWDEVKDKLKVSGLSLSGGQQQRLCIARAIATEPEVLLLDEPCSALDPIATRRVEELMVELKKDYTIALVTHNMQQAIRVADTTAFFSVDISQGTRTGYLVEMGPTTQIFQNPREQLTSDYISGKFS; translated from the coding sequence ATGGACTGCAAGCTGGACAAGATCTTCTACGGCAACTTCATGGCGGTCCGCGACAGCCATGTGCCGATCCGGAAAAACGAGATCACCGGCTTCATCGGCCCGTCCGGCTGCGGCAAGAGTACCGTGCTGCGCAGCCTCAACCGCATGAACGACCTGGTCAAAGGCTTCCGCTTCGAGGGCCATGTGCACTTCCTCGGCCAGGATGTCTATGGCAAGGGTGTGGACCCGGTGGTGGTGCGCCGCTACATCGGCATGGTGTTCCAGCAGCCGAACCCGTTCTCCATGAGCATCTTCGACAACGTCGCCTTCGGCCTGCGCCTGAACCGCTACAAGGGTGACATCGGCGACCGCGTCAAGCATGCCCTGCAAGGCGCTGCGCTGTGGGACGAGGTCAAGGACAAGCTCAAGGTCAGCGGCCTGTCGCTGTCCGGCGGCCAGCAGCAGCGCCTGTGCATCGCCCGCGCCATCGCCACCGAGCCAGAAGTGCTGCTGCTCGACGAGCCATGCTCGGCACTCGACCCGATCGCGACCCGCCGCGTGGAAGAGCTGATGGTCGAGCTGAAGAAGGACTACACCATCGCCCTGGTGACCCACAACATGCAGCAGGCGATCAGGGTGGCCGACACCACGGCGTTCTTCTCGGTGGACATCTCCCAGGGCACCCGCACCGGTTACCTGGTGGAGATGGGCCCGACCACGCAGATCTTCCAGAACCCGCGTGAACAGCTGACCAGTGACTACATCAGCGGCAAGTTCAGCTGA
- a CDS encoding NCS1 family nucleobase:cation symporter-1 — protein sequence MASISRSDVGQLADLPAETAGSSQSQLSPRLYSTDLAPTRAANRTWGRYSLFALWTNDVHNIANYSFAIGLFALGMSGAQILAAFALGALVIYGLMNLSGYMGQKTGLPYPVMCRISFGIHGAQIPALIRAVIAIAWFGIQTYLASVVLRVLLTAIAPDLKPYDQNAILGLSTLGWVTFLGIWCVQVAIFAYGMEMVRRFESLAGPIILVAFSSLAGWMYWRSGLSIAWSSGNAPTGSAMWLKVFGAAALWVSLYGTMILNFCDFTRNCPDRRTISVGNFWGLPVNMLGFALIAVVLAGAQFSIDGKLVQSPSEIVAAIPNTGGLVLACLAFLIVTVAVNIMANFVAPAFVLTNLAPKVLNFRRAGLLSASIAVVILPWHLYNSPSVIVYFLGGLGALLGPLYGIMVTDYYLVRRGRVNLPELYSESPEGAYHYRGGVNLRAVAAFIPAALIAILLALVPAFETLSQFSWFFGAGLGGLIHYAIANRSDGYLEVSGESIAVESAQH from the coding sequence ATGGCGTCGATTTCCCGTTCCGATGTTGGCCAGCTTGCCGATCTCCCCGCCGAAACAGCCGGGTCGAGTCAGTCGCAACTGAGCCCGCGCCTGTACAGCACCGACCTCGCACCGACCCGTGCGGCCAATCGCACCTGGGGGCGCTACAGCCTGTTTGCGCTGTGGACCAACGATGTGCACAACATCGCCAACTACTCCTTCGCCATCGGCCTGTTCGCCCTGGGCATGAGCGGCGCACAGATACTCGCCGCCTTCGCCCTCGGCGCGCTGGTGATCTACGGCCTGATGAACCTGTCCGGCTACATGGGGCAGAAGACCGGCCTGCCCTACCCCGTCATGTGCCGGATCAGCTTTGGCATCCACGGCGCGCAGATCCCGGCACTGATCCGCGCGGTGATCGCCATTGCCTGGTTCGGCATCCAGACCTACCTCGCCTCGGTGGTGCTGCGCGTGCTGCTCACCGCCATCGCGCCGGACCTCAAGCCCTACGACCAGAACGCGATACTCGGCCTGTCGACCCTGGGCTGGGTCACCTTCCTCGGCATCTGGTGCGTGCAGGTGGCGATCTTCGCCTACGGCATGGAGATGGTGCGCCGCTTCGAATCCCTCGCCGGGCCGATCATCCTGGTCGCCTTCAGCAGCCTGGCGGGCTGGATGTACTGGCGCAGCGGCCTGTCGATTGCCTGGTCCAGCGGCAACGCGCCGACTGGCTCCGCCATGTGGCTGAAAGTGTTCGGCGCCGCCGCGCTGTGGGTGTCGCTGTACGGCACCATGATCCTCAACTTCTGCGACTTCACGCGTAACTGCCCGGATCGCCGCACGATCAGCGTGGGCAACTTCTGGGGCCTGCCGGTGAACATGCTCGGCTTCGCGCTGATCGCCGTGGTGCTCGCCGGTGCGCAGTTCAGCATCGACGGCAAGCTGGTGCAGAGCCCGAGCGAAATCGTCGCCGCCATCCCGAACACCGGCGGCCTGGTGCTGGCCTGCCTGGCCTTCCTGATCGTCACCGTGGCGGTGAACATCATGGCCAACTTCGTCGCCCCGGCCTTCGTGCTCACCAACCTGGCACCGAAGGTGCTGAACTTCCGCCGCGCGGGCTTGCTCAGCGCCAGCATCGCGGTGGTGATCCTGCCCTGGCACCTGTACAACAGCCCGTCGGTGATCGTGTACTTCCTCGGCGGCCTGGGCGCCCTGCTCGGCCCGCTGTACGGCATCATGGTCACCGACTACTACCTGGTGCGCCGTGGCCGGGTGAACCTGCCTGAGCTGTATAGCGAAAGCCCTGAAGGTGCCTATCACTACCGTGGCGGGGTCAACCTGCGGGCAGTGGCGGCGTTCATCCCGGCTGCGCTGATCGCCATCCTGCTGGCGCTGGTGCCGGCGTTCGAGACGCTGTCGCAGTTCTCATGGTTCTTTGGCGCTGGGCTGGGTGGGTTGATCCACTATGCCATTGCCAACCGCAGTGACGGGTACCTGGAGGTGTCTGGCGAAAGTATTGCTGTCGAGAGTGCGCAGCACTGA